AGTTTAAAAAATTACTACACCAAGTATTATGATGAGATCAACAAAATTGATCGTCAGGTTTCAGATGCGAATTCGGATTTAACTTCTTATCCGGAAAAAGAAAGAAAATATCTGGATGCTGAAAGAGGGTATAATATGATTGAAGCTACATATAATAGTCTTTTAAACAGACAAAATGAAGCTCAGATGAATGTGGCAACCAATCAATCTGATATTAGTGTGATTGACCCTGCTAAGAACATTGGCCAGCCACCTGTAAGCCCTAATATTAAAATGGCAAAAGCAGCAATAATAGGAGGAATGTTGTTCTTACCCATACTGTTTATTCTGATTGGTGAAGTGCTTGATAATAAGATTAGGAATATTAAAGAATTATTGAGTGTAACGAAAATTCCACTTCTTGGTGTCATTGGAAATAACAGTAGTGAAAATATGCTTACGGTTTTGGAACAACCGAAGTCGTCTGTTTCAGAAGCGTTTAGAGGAATTCGAGCTAATATGAGATTCCTGATGAATAATGAGGATGAAAAAGGGAAAGTGATCTTGATCACTTCTTCAGTAGGAGGAGAAGGGAAAACTTATATTTCCATTAACTTGGCTTCCGTATTAGGATTAAGTGATAAAAAAACAATTCTTTTAGGGATGGACCTTAGAAAGCCAAAGATTTTTGGTGACTTTAAAATTGATAATAAATATGGTATTTCAAACTATCTTACAGGAGAAGTGAATATTGACCAGATTATTAATCATACCAAAATTCCTAATCTGGATGTTGCTACATCTGGACCCATTCCTCCGAATCCTTCAGAATTGCTGATGAGTCAGAGAAATGTTAAGTTTTTACAGGAACTGAAGGAAAAATATGATTTCATTATTATAGATTCACCGCCAGTAGGGTTGGTAGCAGATTCTTACGAACTTATGAAATATTCTGATGCCAATATCTATGTAGTTCGCCACGAATATACTGAGAAATATATGATGAAGCTCATCACGGAGAAGTATCAGAATAGTGAAATTGAACATTTAGGACTTATTTATAATGACTATAATACGAAGCAGGGCTACGGCTATGGATATGGCTACGGCTATGGCTATGGTTATGGGTATTTTGATGAGGATAAAAATTATAAAGAACCGTTATTAATTAGAATACGGAATAAGATGCAGAGAATGTTTAATAAAAAATAGAGCCTTAAACCCTCATTCGATGGGGGTTTTTTCATACTTTATATATTTTCATTCTATGGAAAAAAGAATATTTTTGCCACTTTGTCGTTTACTTTATAACAAATTATGTTTTTTTGTTTATTTTTAACTAAACATTAAGATTATCATTAATATAAAAATGTTTTATATTTGCAAAAATTAAATTTTAAAATAACCATAAATCCATATTCTTTTATGAATAAAAAATTATTGTTTAGCTTCCTTGCCTTCCTTGGAGTGGTGAGTGTTAAAGCACAAAGAAACGAATTGGGGGTTCGTCTAGGTATGAGTAACCTAGTGGGTGATGTAGGGAGCACAAGTTATATTTTACAAAAGCCGTTGGATTTAAATAGAATGTCGGATTGGGGGATCCCGTTTTATGGTGGTATTTTATATAGATTTAATTTTAACCCTCACCAAACTGTTAGATTGGATTTAGGATATAATCAGGTTCAATTTAGCGATAAAGCTGCAAAAGAAGAATATAGAAGAAATAGAAATGCATACGGGAAAAATAACGTATATGAGGCAAGTTTAATGTTTGAATATAATTTTTTCCCAGTTAATAATGAACAAATAGGTATGGTAAGCCCCTATATTTTTGGAGGTATCGGAGCTTTGATGTTTGATGCACCTAAAGCTAATCTCGCCCATGATTTCAGAAGAGATCCGGACGGTGTAGCCTTGGCTCCAATTAATGAAATGGACTTTAAAACAACTACCGAATATTCATTAGGCAAAAAAGTTACCATGCATATCCCTTTTGGTGTAGGGTTAAAGTACAAATTTAACCATACTTGGGCTATATTTGCAGAAGCAACATTTAGATACACTTTGACTGATCAGCTTGATCATAGTAAAATTCTACCTGAGGATGTGAAAAGCTCCTTTAATGCCGACATCTTGGATCCGGCTTCAGGAGGTTCTTTACTACAGTCTGGTAACTATTATGCAGTTGCTAAGGAAAGAGAAGAAGAGTTTATTAAAAAGAGAAATATTGGAGATGAAAGATCCAAAGACTGGTTGAATACATTCAGTTTAGGATTAACGTTTTCGTTCGGAAGACCTCCATGTTATTGTGATTAATTAATATGTCGTTGATTAAAGATAAAATAAATTCTGAGAATTTACCAAAACACGTAGCCATCATTATGGATGGTAATGGGAGATGGGCTAAATCTCGTGGCGAAGAAAGAAGCTTCGGTCACAAAAATGCCATTAATGCTGTAAGAAATGCTATTAATGCATGTAATGAGATCAATATCCCTTATTTAACACTGTACACATTTTCTTCAGAAAATTGGAGCCGTCCTTCTGAAGAAGTGAATACCCTCATGAATTTGCTTGTGGAAACTTTGCTGTTAGAAGCAGAGGAAATCTTTAGCAAAGGGTTGAGGATGCATGTGATAGGGAATCTTGAAAAGCTGCCCGCTTTAGTAAGAGAGCAGCTGCAACGTGTGGTAGAACTTACAAAAGAAAACACAAAAGGAAACCTTGTACTGGCGATAAGCTATGGCTCACAAAATGAAATACTGGAAGCCGTTAAAAATATCAGCTCAGATGTAAAAGAAGGGAAAGTAGAAGTAGAGAATATAGATGAAAAACTATTCGAAAACTATCTCTATACCAAAGATTTTCCTCCTGTAGATCTATTGATAAGAACTAGCGGCGAAATAAGAATAAGTAATTTCCTTCTTTGGCAGATTGCTTATGCTGAATTACAGTTTTTAAATGTTCTATGGCCGGATTTTACCAAAGATATTTTCTTCCAATGTATTGTTGATTATCAAAACAAAGAAAGAAGATACGGATTAACCGGAGAGCAGATACAAGGCCAATAAATTTTAAAGAAAAGAAAGACTCGATAAAATGAAGTTTAGACTATTACCCATCATTATGTTTGCTGCTTCTGCACATTTTTATGGACAAGTAACTCCACAAGACAGCACGAAAGTAAACAATGCTGTACATGCAGACAATGAGGTAGGTACTTACACGCTTAAAGACATTGTTGTAGATGGGGTAAAAAAATATACACCAGCTCAGATCCTTAGATTTACTGGCTTATCCAAAGGAGAAAGCGTAGACATTCCAGGGCAGAAAATCAGTAATGCTGTTAAAAAGCTTTGGGATACCCAATCCTTCTCTGAAGTGGAAGTATACGTTCAAAGTATTGAAGGACAGACTGTAGTTCTTAAATTCTATCTTCAGGATCTGAAAGAACTTGGGGAAGTGAAATTTAAGGGGAAAGGAATTGGGAAATCAAAAAGTGAGAAACTGGCAAAAGACAACAATCTGAAGCCTGGTACAAAGATTACCCAGAACTTGGTGTCAAGTCTTAAAACAAACATCCCGAAAGACTATATCAAAAAAGGTTTTGCTGATGCAAAAATCACAATCGAGGATAAAGTAAATGCCGGAGATCCTGCTTTGGTAGACTGGACGATTAATGTAGATAAGGGTAGAAAAATTAAAATCGACCATATTGAATTTGAAGGAAATCAGAGTGTAACCGATAGAAAGCTTAGAAATAAAGCTTTTAAAGAAACAAAACAAAAACGTTTCAGCATCGGTGGTATTTTGAAACCCTCTAAATTCATTGAAGATAAATATCAGGAAGACAAACAAAACCTGATCAATTATTATAACTCTTTAGGATATAGAGACGCGAAAGTCGTTTCGGATTCTGTATGGAGAAATAAGAAAAACAACTACGAAATCAATGTAAAGCTTAACGAGGGTAAAAAGTATTATATCGGTGATATTACATTCACTGGTAATACGGTTTATGCTACAGAATACTTACAGAGATTATTAGGATACAAGAAAGGAGACATCTATGATGCAGTAGGATTCAACAAAAAAGTTGGTGAAGATGGAGGTAAAGAAGATGATTCTGATATCAAATCCGTTTACATGAACAACGGATACCTTTTCTCCAATGTTACACCGGTTGAAAAATCTGTGAACGGTGATGCTGTAAACTTAGAAGTTAGAATTAACGAAGGTGAACAGGCTACCTGGAACAAAGTAACGTGGCAGGGGAATACAACAACCCATGACCACGTAATCCTTAGAGCATTAAGAACAAAACCTGGAGAATTATTCAAAAAAACTGAAATAAAGAGAACCTATTTTGATTTAGCAGGGATGTCATTCTTTGATCCACAACAGATCGGACAGGATATTCAGCCTAATCAGGTAGATAATACTGTAGATGTTAACTGGAAACTTGTAGAAAAAGGATCTTCTCAGGTTCAGTTACAGGCAGGTTACGGAGGTAACAGCTTTATTGGTACTTTAGGATTGACATTTAATAACTTCTCATTGAGAAACTTCCTTAAGTTTAAGGATTTCAAACCGGTACCACAGGGAGATGGACAAACTTTCTCTATTCAGGTGCAGGCAGGTCAGTACTTCCAGAACTATGGAGTGTCATTCGTAGAACCTTGGTTATTTGGTACAAGACCAACAGCACTTTCTGTGAGTTTAAATAACTCAAGAGTAAGATATAGTGATGGACTTGGAGGTTCTCAGAAATTAAATATATTCTCGGCAACAGTAGGTTTGAACAGACTATTGAACTGGCCGGATGACTATTTCTCTCTATATACGGGAATTCAGTTCCAGAAGTATGACTTTAATAATTATCCATTCCAGTTTGGAGAGACTACAGAATATAATGGATCAGCTAATAACTTCAGTATCAATTTAGGGTTAAGCAGAAACTCCGCCGGGATAGATCCTATCTTCCCGACAATGGGTTCGAATATTGAACTTTCTGCTAAATTAACACCGCCATATTCATTGTTCAGTAATAAAAACTACGATACAATGAAACCGATTGATAAATACAATTGGATGGAATTCTATAAGATTAAATTTAAGACAGATATCTATAACGAAATTGCCGGTAAATTGGTGTTGAGATCTTCTGCTGAAATGGGATTCATGGATGGATATAACAAAAATCTTGGAGCACCGCCATTTGAAAGATTCTATGTAGGAGGTACGGGATTATTTGGAGGTAGATATGACGGTAGAGAATTGATTCCTTTAAGAGGGTATGAAAATGCAAGTACTTATGGAGGGGAAGCTGAAGATATTACCCAAAGAGGTGGAGGAACAATCTATAACAGATTTACTTTAGAGTTAAGATACCCGATTTCAATGAACCAAACCGCTAAAATTTATGCATTAACATTTGCTGAAGGAGGTAACGTTTGGAACTCATGGAGTAATTATAATCCATTCCAATTGAAAAGATCAGTGGGTGTAGGAGTTAGAGTGTATATGGGGGCATTCGGATTGATCGGGTTCGACTTTGCTTATGGATTTGATAAGACAATGTCAGGAAACCCATCAGGATGGCGAAACCACTTCTTGATGAACCAATCATTATAATTATAAATATGAAGAACTTTAAAATAACCATCACTTTTGTATTACTCTTAATTTTTGGGTTGGGAAATGCTCAGAAAATCGGAGTGGTAGATACTAATGAAATTTTAAATAAATTACCTCAGTATAAAGAAGCCGAAGCGAGACTCAACTCTCAGATCGATACCTGGCAGTCTGAACTTCAAAACATGCAGTCAGAATATGAAAGAAAAAAAGCGGCTTTTGAAAGTGAAAAAGTGTTATTGATAGGTGACCAGCTGAAACTTCGAGAAAAAGAAGTGGTAGATCTTGATAAAAATGTCAAAACTACTACCAGCTTACGTTTCGGAGCTAATGGTGAAATAGCAAAATTGAGAACAAATCTCGTTTTACCATTTCAGGACCAGATCTGGGAAGCCATCAAAACAATGTCCGAAAAAAATGGGTTGGGCATAGTTCTTGATAAAAGCAATAACATTAGTGTTATTTTTCTTCAGGGAAAATATGATTATACAGAAAAAGTATTAACTATTTTACTGAAGGGAACAGATAAAAAAGAGAAAACTACAAGTAAAAGTAAAAAGTAAAATTGTAAGTTAACTTTTACGTAAATTTGAAATCTAAAAAAAAATTAAATTATTTATTTACCAATTATGAAAAAATTAAGTGTATTATTTGCAGCAGTAATGATGGTTGTTTCTGTAGGTATGGCAAAAGCTCAAAAAATGGCTACTTTAGATGTATTGGGAGTTCTTAATGCAATGCCTGAAAAGAAAAAAGCAGATGCTGACCTTAAAACATTCTACGATACTAAACAAGCTGAGATCAAGAAAAAATATGATGCTGGGCAAGCTAAACTAAAGCAATATAGCGAAGAAGCTCCTAAGAAGTCTGCAGACGAAAACAAAGCTAGAGAAGCTGAATTACAAAAAATTCAGGAAGAAATAGCTCAAATGCAGGATAAAGCTCAAAAAGATCTTCAAGCTAAGCAAGAAGTAGCTTTCGGACCAATTGAGAAAAAATTGAACGATGCTGTAGACAAAGTTGCTAAAGCTAACGGATATGAGTATGTAATGGATGCAAATTCACCTGCATTCCTTTACAAAGCAGGTGCTGATGCTACTGCAGCTGTAAAGAAAGAATTAGGAATTCAATAATTTCGGCAAATTAACAAAGATTTATAACACAAACCGCCTCCAAAAGAGGCGGTTTGTTTATTTTTGCGGAATGGAAAAAGAAGTATCAACTATAGTAAAAGTTAGGTTTAGCGATTGCGATCCCATCGGTCATTTGAATAATGTAAAATATCTCGATTATATGTTCAATGCCAGAGAAGATCACGTAGAGACTTTTTACGGATTTACTTATGAAGAATATACCAAACAAACAGGCTGCACATGGATTGCCATTCAAAATGAAATTGCCTATCTTAAAGAAGTAAGATACAATACTCAGGTAGTCATCAGCAGTAAAACTATCGATGTACAGGACAGAACAGCCAAAGTTGAAATCCTGATGAAAAGCTTAGATGAGAAAACAATTCATGCAGTACTTTGGGTAACCGTTATTTATTTCAATATGAAAACAAGAAAATCGGAAGTACATCCTGAAGATATAAAAGAAACTTTTAATAAGTTTTATGTAGATCTGATACAAAAAGATTTCCAATCGAGAGTTAAGTTTTTAAGATCCCAAAATGCCAAAAACTCTTAATTGATATTTCTATTGAGAATTTTTTGATCATTTAAAATTAATTATATATGAAAAAAATAGCAGTAATAGGTAGCAACGGCCAGTTAGGAAACTGTATTAGAAAGATTGCTCCCGATTTTGAAAATCAATATGAGTTTCTTTTTACAGATTCCACAATCTTAGATGTTACTAATGCGGAACAGGTAAATGACTTCTTTTACGATAATAAACCAGATTTTTGTATCAATGCTTCTGCATATACAGCGGTAGACTTGGCAGAGAAAGAAGAAGAAAAAGCTTTTGCAGTAAATGCTGATGGAGTTGCTCACCTTGCTCAGGCTTGTGCTGATTATAAAACTATCCTGATTCATGTTTCTACAGACTACGTTTTTGATGGAGATACAAACCTACCTTATTCAGAAGATGATTTTACCAATCCAATAGGAGTATACGGAGCATCAAAAAGAAAAGGAGAAGAATTAGCATTGGAAATTAATCCTAATACTATTATTCTAAGAACTTCTTGGCTATATTCTGAGTTTAACAAAAACTTTGTGAAAACAATGTTGAACCTGTTTTCTCAGAAAACCGAGTTAGGAATTGTAGCAGACCAGTTTGGTCAGCCTACAAATGCTAATGATCTTGCAGATGCTATCATGGAAATCATCGAAAATCCAAATAAAACCTTTGGGATTTTCCACTTTTCAAATTACCCGGAAACCACATGGTTTGATTTTGCGAAGAAAATTGCTGAATTCTCAAAATCCTCAATACAATTAAATGCATTAACAACCGAGCAGTATCCAACTCCTGCCAAAAGACCTGTTAGAAGTACCATGTCTCTGGATAAAATAGAAGAGATCTATAAAATTGAACCTAAACACTGGGAACACAGTCTTGAAGAATGTGTTGACATCCTTACTCAACAATAATAATATGAAAAATATAGCCATCATCTTTTCCTTAGTATGTACTCAGTTTTGGAGTGCACAAAATGTTTATCTGAGCAAGGTGGAGAAAACCGTTGACCATTCAGATAAGTTTCTGTATAAAAAAAATGAAGCAGAAACAGAATCCATCTATTTAGGAGAAGCTGAAGTCCAGGGATTCTCAAAAGATGATGCAATGGTATTTTCATTAGTATACAAAAAAGCAAAAGAGATTGGTGCGAATACTTTTGTAATAAAACCTTTTGAAAATATTGACGGATCACCTCAAGCCTTTAATGCTTCTAATTATAAGATCGCGTTATATTACACTCCAAAAGAAAAACTCAAAGTTCAGGAAGGATCAATGTATATATTTGCCTCTTCAGAGAAAGATCAGAAGATTAATATTAATAGAAAAGATTATACAATAAAGCCGAGGTCATTTTTTAAATTAAAAATTGTTCCGGGAGAAGTGTATACCATTTCAACTAAGAAACTTTTAGGTTCAACAGTACAAGTCCAGCCGAAGACAAATGATGAAAACTTATACTTTCAGGTATCATCATTAAAAATTAAGCCGGACACTTCAGGAGTTGGAGGGTTAAACCTTAAATCAGGAGATGTAATTGGCTTGGAAAAATCATATGCGGAATTTTTGAGCGCTATTTACACAGAAATGATGCCATAAAAACATTGCCAAAAGCCTTAATTTGTCTTTTACTTATACAAGAATCCTAATTGACCAAATTTTGGTTAAAATTTTTCTCCCATAGTACCAGTACTTTAAGGGTAAAACATTACCTGAGTATGAATTTTATGTTAAATAAACTTGCGTGAAATGGATGAAGTTTCTATCTTTGCCCCACTGAAAAACGAAAGGAATTCGGTAAGCGCAGAAGAGCTTTTAAATAAGCATAAACATTATACTTTACGAAAGAGACAGACGAAAAAAAAACTTTTAATTTTTAGGATTTAAAAGTTGCGAGTTAAAATAAAGTTTGTATCTTTGCAGTCCCAATTAAGGGAGCGCAGGAGTAGAGGGATTGAGGGTTAGGAAAGAGATTAAGGTTACTTAAAAAACTTTAAAATTTTCTTTCAAAACATTTGGTCGAATCAAAATAAAGTTTTACTTTTGCACTCGCAAATACGGAGCGACACTGACAGAAAGATTGCTTCGTTGAAAAGCGAAAGATATAAAGATCATTGACATACAATATAACAACCAAGTAAGGAAAAACTAAAGCGTTAAAAAACTTTGAGTGAGTCAGACAAACATACAATGGAGAGTTTGATCCTGGCTCAGGATGAACGCTAGCGGGAGGCCTAACACATGCAAGCTGAGCGGTAGAGATCTTTCGGGATCTTGAGAGCGGCGTACGGGTGCGGAACACGTGTGCAACCTGCCTTTATCAGGGGGATAGCCTTTCGAAAGGAAGATTAATACCCCATAATATAAGAAACGGCATCGTTTTTTATTGAAAACTCCGGTGGATAGAGATGGGCACGCGCAAGATTAGATAGTTGGTGAGGTAACGGCTCACCAAGTCTGCGATCTTTAGGGGGCCTGAGAGGGTGATCCCCCACACTGGTACTGAGACACGGACCAGACTCCTACGGGAGGCAGCAGTGAGGAATATTGGACAATGGGTTAGCGCCTGATCCAGCCATCCCGCGTGAAGGACGACGGCCCTATGGGTTGTAAACTTCTTTTGTATAGGGATAAACCTACTCTCGTGAGGGTAGCTGAAGGTACTATACGAATAAGCACCGGCTAACTCCGTGCCAGCAGCCGCGGTAATACGGAGGGTGCAAGCGTTATCCGGATTTATTGGGTTTAAAGGGTCCGTAGGCGGATCTGTAAGTCAGTGGTGAAATCTCACAGCTTAACTGTGAAACTGCCATTGATACTGCAGGTCTTGAGTGTTATTGAAGTAGCTGGAATAAGTAGTGTAGCGGTGAAATGCATAGATATTACTTAGAACACCAATTGCGAAGGCAGGTTACTAAGCAACAACTGACGCTGATGGACGAAAGCGTGGGGAGCGAACAGGATTAGATACCCTGGTAGTCCACGCCGTAAACGATGCTAACTCGTTTTTGGTTTTTCGGAATCAGAGACTAAGCGAAAGTGATAAGTTAGCCACCTGGGGAGTACGTTCGCAAGAATGAAACTCAAAGGAATTGACGGGGGCCCGCACAAGCGGTGGATTATGTGGTTTAATTCGATGATACGCGAGGAACCTTACCAAGGCTTAAATGGGAAATGACAGGTTTAGAAATAGACTTTTCTTCGGACATTTTTCAAGGTGCTGCATGGTTGTCGTCAGCTCGTGCCGTGAGGTGTTAGGTTAAGTCCTGCAACGAGCGCAACCCCTGTCACTAGTTGCCATCATTAAGTTGGGGACTCTAGTGAGACTGCCTACGCAAGTAGAGAGGAAGGTGGGGATGACGTCAAATCATCACGGCCCTTACGCCTTGGGCCACACACGTAATACAATGGCCGGTACAGAGGGCAGCTACACAGCGATGTGATGCAAATCTCGAAAGCCGGTCTCAGTTCGGATTGGAGTCTGCAACTCGACTCTATGAAGCTGGAATCGCTAGTAATCGCGCATCAGCCATGGCGCGGTGAATACGTTCCCGGGCCTTGTACACACCGCCCGTCAAGCCATGGAAGTCTGGGGTACCTGAAGTCGGTGACCGTAATAGGAGCTGCCTAGGGTAAAACAGGTAACTAGGGCTAAGTCGTAACAAGGTAGCCGTACCGGAAGGTGCGGCTGGAACATCTCATTTTAGAGCGTCGTTAGACGATAAAAAAAATAGTATCGCAAGATACAGAACTTACTTAAAGTTCAAGCTTTAGTTTTTTGTTTGGTTGATTATATTAAAAATACAAAACCCACTAGAAATTAGTATTAGGGAAAGAGATTGGGGAATGAAGAGGAGCAAGA
This Chryseobacterium sp. G0162 DNA region includes the following protein-coding sequences:
- a CDS encoding DUF6089 family protein gives rise to the protein MNKKLLFSFLAFLGVVSVKAQRNELGVRLGMSNLVGDVGSTSYILQKPLDLNRMSDWGIPFYGGILYRFNFNPHQTVRLDLGYNQVQFSDKAAKEEYRRNRNAYGKNNVYEASLMFEYNFFPVNNEQIGMVSPYIFGGIGALMFDAPKANLAHDFRRDPDGVALAPINEMDFKTTTEYSLGKKVTMHIPFGVGLKYKFNHTWAIFAEATFRYTLTDQLDHSKILPEDVKSSFNADILDPASGGSLLQSGNYYAVAKEREEEFIKKRNIGDERSKDWLNTFSLGLTFSFGRPPCYCD
- a CDS encoding isoprenyl transferase, coding for MSLIKDKINSENLPKHVAIIMDGNGRWAKSRGEERSFGHKNAINAVRNAINACNEINIPYLTLYTFSSENWSRPSEEVNTLMNLLVETLLLEAEEIFSKGLRMHVIGNLEKLPALVREQLQRVVELTKENTKGNLVLAISYGSQNEILEAVKNISSDVKEGKVEVENIDEKLFENYLYTKDFPPVDLLIRTSGEIRISNFLLWQIAYAELQFLNVLWPDFTKDIFFQCIVDYQNKERRYGLTGEQIQGQ
- a CDS encoding outer membrane protein assembly factor is translated as MKFRLLPIIMFAASAHFYGQVTPQDSTKVNNAVHADNEVGTYTLKDIVVDGVKKYTPAQILRFTGLSKGESVDIPGQKISNAVKKLWDTQSFSEVEVYVQSIEGQTVVLKFYLQDLKELGEVKFKGKGIGKSKSEKLAKDNNLKPGTKITQNLVSSLKTNIPKDYIKKGFADAKITIEDKVNAGDPALVDWTINVDKGRKIKIDHIEFEGNQSVTDRKLRNKAFKETKQKRFSIGGILKPSKFIEDKYQEDKQNLINYYNSLGYRDAKVVSDSVWRNKKNNYEINVKLNEGKKYYIGDITFTGNTVYATEYLQRLLGYKKGDIYDAVGFNKKVGEDGGKEDDSDIKSVYMNNGYLFSNVTPVEKSVNGDAVNLEVRINEGEQATWNKVTWQGNTTTHDHVILRALRTKPGELFKKTEIKRTYFDLAGMSFFDPQQIGQDIQPNQVDNTVDVNWKLVEKGSSQVQLQAGYGGNSFIGTLGLTFNNFSLRNFLKFKDFKPVPQGDGQTFSIQVQAGQYFQNYGVSFVEPWLFGTRPTALSVSLNNSRVRYSDGLGGSQKLNIFSATVGLNRLLNWPDDYFSLYTGIQFQKYDFNNYPFQFGETTEYNGSANNFSINLGLSRNSAGIDPIFPTMGSNIELSAKLTPPYSLFSNKNYDTMKPIDKYNWMEFYKIKFKTDIYNEIAGKLVLRSSAEMGFMDGYNKNLGAPPFERFYVGGTGLFGGRYDGRELIPLRGYENASTYGGEAEDITQRGGGTIYNRFTLELRYPISMNQTAKIYALTFAEGGNVWNSWSNYNPFQLKRSVGVGVRVYMGAFGLIGFDFAYGFDKTMSGNPSGWRNHFLMNQSL
- a CDS encoding OmpH family outer membrane protein, producing the protein MKNFKITITFVLLLIFGLGNAQKIGVVDTNEILNKLPQYKEAEARLNSQIDTWQSELQNMQSEYERKKAAFESEKVLLIGDQLKLREKEVVDLDKNVKTTTSLRFGANGEIAKLRTNLVLPFQDQIWEAIKTMSEKNGLGIVLDKSNNISVIFLQGKYDYTEKVLTILLKGTDKKEKTTSKSKK
- a CDS encoding OmpH family outer membrane protein: MKKLSVLFAAVMMVVSVGMAKAQKMATLDVLGVLNAMPEKKKADADLKTFYDTKQAEIKKKYDAGQAKLKQYSEEAPKKSADENKAREAELQKIQEEIAQMQDKAQKDLQAKQEVAFGPIEKKLNDAVDKVAKANGYEYVMDANSPAFLYKAGADATAAVKKELGIQ
- a CDS encoding acyl-CoA thioesterase, translated to MEKEVSTIVKVRFSDCDPIGHLNNVKYLDYMFNAREDHVETFYGFTYEEYTKQTGCTWIAIQNEIAYLKEVRYNTQVVISSKTIDVQDRTAKVEILMKSLDEKTIHAVLWVTVIYFNMKTRKSEVHPEDIKETFNKFYVDLIQKDFQSRVKFLRSQNAKNS
- the rfbD gene encoding dTDP-4-dehydrorhamnose reductase, coding for MKKIAVIGSNGQLGNCIRKIAPDFENQYEFLFTDSTILDVTNAEQVNDFFYDNKPDFCINASAYTAVDLAEKEEEKAFAVNADGVAHLAQACADYKTILIHVSTDYVFDGDTNLPYSEDDFTNPIGVYGASKRKGEELALEINPNTIILRTSWLYSEFNKNFVKTMLNLFSQKTELGIVADQFGQPTNANDLADAIMEIIENPNKTFGIFHFSNYPETTWFDFAKKIAEFSKSSIQLNALTTEQYPTPAKRPVRSTMSLDKIEEIYKIEPKHWEHSLEECVDILTQQ